Within the candidate division KSB1 bacterium genome, the region CAGGAGCATCTGGGTTAAAGAAACAAGAGTTGATATTCAAAATCCTTGAAGAGCAGACCAAGCAGGAGGGATTGATATTTGCGGAGGGCGTATTGGAAATTTTGCCCGATGGCTATGGGTTTCTGCGCTCCCCAGATTATAATTACCTTCCTGGTCCTGACGACATTTATGTCTCTCCCTCGCAAATCAAGCGCTTCGGGTTGCGCACGGGTGATACTGTTTCTGGTCAAATCCGACCACCAAAGGAGAACGAACGCTTTTTCGCATTGCTCAAGGTCGAGGCCGTCAATTATGAAAACCCCGAAGAGGCGAAGAGCAAAATTCTATTCGATAATCTTACGCCGCTTTATCCCATGGAACGGATCCAATTGGAATTCGATCCAAATAATTATTCCACGCGCATTATGGATTTACTAACACCAATCGGCAAGGGACAACGCGGTTTGATCGTGGCGCAGCCAAAAACCGGAAAAACAATGTTGCTCCAATCGATCGCCAATGCAATTACGGCCAATCATCCAGAAATTAAGCTCATTGTGCTACTGATTGATGAGCGACCTGAAGAGGTGACCGATATGGAGCGCTCGGTGAAGGCTGAGGTTATCAGCTCAACGTTCGATGAGCCAGCCGAGCGGCACACGCAAGTGGCAGAAATGGTGCTAGAAAAGGCCAAACGGCTGGTTGAATACAAACACGATGTGGTGATATTGCTCGACAGCATTACGCGACTGGCCCGGGCCTATAATACCGTTGTCCCGCACAGCGGCAAAATTTTATCTGGTGGTGTTGATGCCAATGCACTCCATAAACCGAAGCGGTTCTTCGGCGCAGCTCGAAATGTCGAGGAAGGTGGCAGCCTTACTATTATTGCAACTGCTTTGATCGATACCGGAAGCCGCATGGATGAAGTGATCTTCGAGGAATTCAAAGGTACTGGCAATATGGAGTTGGTGCTGGACCGAAACCTTTCCGATCGACGCATTTTCCCGGCCATTGATATCAATAAATCAGGGACAAGAAAAGAGGAGCTGTTGCTTTCCAAGATGGAGCTGAATCGCGTCTGGATTTTGCGTAAATTATTGAGCGACTTCACGCCGATCGAGGCAATTGAGTTTCTCCTTGAGAAAATGCGCAGCACAAAATCGAACAAGAAATTCCTGGAATCCATGCATTCCTGATTTTTTGCTTGCATTGAAATGAAAAGTTTCTTATATTTGACCGCTTTTAAGTTATTGAGTTTGCCTACGATTCTGTCCAATTTGTTTTAGCGTTTTCGTGGCGTTAACCAGTTTTTATTGAGGTCAGAATAAAGACAATCTACATTCGACGATTCAAATAATTACATAAGATGAATCAGAAGCGAACTTGTGATAAAATGATCCGATTTTTTGATGAGACATAAATCAATTGATGAAGTTATATTTAATGATGCGGAATGGAGGTAGATTAAGTTGAAGGATAAAATTCATCCAAAATACGTGGTTGGAACCGTGACGTGTGCGTGCGGAAATACGTTTCAGGTTCGTTCAACGATTGGAAATATGAATTTGGAAATATGTTCCAATTGTCATCCCTTTTTCACTGGCAAACAAAAACTGGTCGATTCTACTGGCCGGGTCGAAAAATTTATCAAAAAGTATGGCTTAAAGGATAATTCAAAGACCAATCAAAATTCTTAGCTGCCAGATTGTAAAATTCAGGAACGGAATATGAACATCGATCTGTGGTGGATCTCGTATTCCGTTTTTTATTATCAAAAGAAGATCAGGCTCAAAATTAGGGACATTAGAAATCCGCTTAATTTTGAGCTGCGGATGATAAAAATGAACTTGAATGATGTCATTCGCAGGGCAATTTTTCAATTATCATAAATTCAGCGCAGGCGTCGAGCATTGATTGTCAGCTTGGTTATTTGATAATTAAAATGAGTGGAATTTATCCCTTCGCCGCGAATCTTATTCATTTATTGGCTAATTTATTAACCCAGGAGTTATTCTTGACGAAATCTGAGAAGATGATGGTCGGTGGTCAGGCGATCATCGAAGGGGTGATGATGCGATCTCCAGAGCGCGTTGCCATGGCAGTGCGCCGGCCTGATGGAAAAATTTTATTGAAAAACAGTCCATATCAATCATTGACGCGGCGAAATCAATTTTGGGGTTTGCCAATCGTCCGAGGGGCTGTTGTGCTAATAGAATCGATGGTGCTTGGTATCAAAGCGCTAACTTTTTCAGGCGATGTGGCAGCGTCAGAACCATTGCGAGTTGCAGCTCAAAAAAACAAAAGCGGCATTTCAGCAGCTTGGATGATCATTACCATAGCTGTTTCGCTGACGGCGGGCTTGCTATTGTTTTTTTATCTGCCGCTGATGCTGACGGATTGGTTGGGGGCAAGAAATGGCTTTTGGTTTAATTTAATTGATGGCATTATTCGAGCAGGAATTTTTATAGCGTATCTTCTGCTGATTGCAATGTGGAAAGACGTGCGCCGAATATTTCAGTATCATGGAGCGGAACACAAGACCATCTTTGCTTTTGAGGATGGAAAAGAATTGACAATCGAGAACTCGCGATCCTATGCTTCCCAGCATCCTCGGTGTGGAACCAGTTTTATTTTAATGGTGCTGTTCGTCAGCATCTTGGTGTTTATGTTGTTGGGGCGTCCCGAGACGATTGCCGATCGTTTGATCCGTTTAGCACTTGTACCACTGATCGGCGGCGTCTCGTATGAGCTGGTCAAATTGTCAGACAGGGCAAAGGACCATCGGTTGGTCCAGTTATTTATCCTTCCAGGGCTTTGGCTCCAAAGAATCACTGCGCGCGAGCCAGATGAATCAATGTTAGAAGTTGCGCTGGTTGCGTTGAAAAGTTCGTTAGGGCAGCAACTTGTCGATGGCGCGAACGTGGTGCTATTTGAAGAGCCTAATCCATAGTATGAGAGGGGAAAAAATGTTCGAAAAATTAAAGAGAATCAAAGAGCGATATAACGAGCTGAACGAAATATTGAGCGACCCAAACATTTTTAAAGATCAGAACAAATTTCGGAAATTATCGAAAGAGCGAAGTGAGTTAGAAGAGATCGTGAGAAAATATGATGAATATGAGAAGATCGTTAACCAAATTTCCGAAGCTGAGTCGATTATCGAAAAGGAATCAGATCATGAACTGGTGGAACTGGCTGAGTTAGAGTTAAAGGAACTGCGCGAACAAAGGGAGAAGGTCGAACAAGAGCTGAAAGTGCTATTGATCCCTAAAGATCCAGAAGATGAAAAAAATGCTATTGTCGAAATTCGGGCTGGCACAGGTGGTGACGAGGCATGTCTATTTGCAGGGGATTTGTACCGAATGTACATGAAATATGCGGAGCGCCAGGGTTGGCAGACCGAAGTGCTTTCCTCTCACCCACAGGAGATCGGTGGGTTTAAAGAGATCTCGTTTTCGGTGAGCGGACCGCAAGCTTATGGCAAGTTGAAATTCGAAGGCGGCGTACATCGTGTTCAGCGCGTGCCCATTACTGAGGCGAGCGGCCGAATCCACACTTCGGCTGCATCAGTGGCGGTGCTTCCCGAGGCTGAGGAGGTAGACATTACCATTGACCCAAATGATCTTCGAATCGATGTATTTCGTTCGTCAGGGCCAGGGGGACAAAGCGTCAACACCACCGATTCTGCGGTTCGGATTACCCACATCCCGACTGGAATGGTGGTCACTTGTCAAGATGAAAAGTCGCAACACAAAAATAAAGCCAAGGCGCTAAAAGTGTTACGAGCCCGGCTTTATGAACAAAAGAAGCAAGAGGAGGAGGCGAAGCTGGCAGCCTCACGCCGTTCCATGGTGAGCACGGGTGATCGGAGTGCAAAAATTCGCACGTTCAACTTCCCCCAGAATCGCGTCACCGATCATCGTATCAATTTAACTTTGTATAAGTTGGACAAAATTCTCGAAGGCGAACTTGATGAAATCATTGAGCAGCTTCAAATCGCCGATCGCGCCGAAAAGCTAAATCAATCAGATTTCGATTAATGTAAGAGCAAAAAAGTGCCTTACCGCGTGCTCGAAATTTTAAAACTAAGCGCTGATTATCTGGGAAAAAAAGAAATCGATAATGCCAGATTAAATGCTGAGCTATTGTTGGGCCATCTCCTAAAGCTTAATCGGGTCCAACTTTATTTGAATTTCGAGCGACCTCTAACGCCAGATGAACTCGAGCAATATCGGCAATTGCTCCGGCGTCGTGCGGCTCATGAACCCATTCAATATATTTTAGGGGAGACCGAATTTTTTTCTTTAAAATTTAAGCTTAATCAGTACACTTTAATTCCCAGGCCCGAAACGGAATTACTAGTGGAAAGAGTTATCGAGCTATGTCAGGACCGATACGGCGCTGATAAAACAATTTCGATCTTCGACATTGGCACTGGGTGTGGGAACATCGCGATTGCTTTGGCGAAACATTTGCCGAATTCTCGATTGATAGCGGTTGACATTCAGCCTGAGGCAATAAAAATCGCTGGACAAAATGCACTGGCTCATGAGGTATCGGACAGGATCAGATTTGTTCAGCTCGATATTTTTTCAGATGCTTGGCCGGTAACAGAGCTGTTCGATGTCATCGTCTCAAACCCGCCTTATGTCTCGCGACATGAATTTGATCAACTTCCTAAGGAAGTCAAGGATTTTGAGCCGTACATTGCACTGGATGGTGGAACGGACGGATTGGATTTTTATCGGAGAATTGCCCAAATCGCGCTGTCGCTACTTTCACCTGTTGGATTTATAGCAATAGAAATCGGTGCCCTGCAATTCGAAGCGGTACGCGAATTGTTCGATAGCACTCATATCTTTCGATCGGTGGAATTGGTTCGTGATCTTAATGGTCTGCCAAGGATTGTTATGGCAAAAAAATAAAATCAAGGCTTGAACTGAGGAGGTAACTGTGATCAATCCAAATATCTTCCGAGAATACGACATTCGAGGGATTGCTGAAACTGAACTAACGGATGAGGTGATAGAACTTATCGGTCGTGCGTTCGGCACGTTTATGGGGCGCAAAGGACGAAAAATATTCATGGTCGGTAGAGATGTTCGTCTCTCTTCAGAACGCATCAAAAACGCGTTGATTCGAGGCATTACCGCAACAGGCGGCAATGTGATCGATATCGGAGAAGTGCCCACACCAGTGCTATATTTTTCGATCGTTCATGCCAAAGCTGACGGCGGGGTAATGGTGACAGGAAGTCACAATCCGATTGAATTTAATGGTCTCAAAATGTCCGATGGCATCGCTTCGATTTATGGTCAAGATATTCAAAAGTTGAGAGTGATCATCGAACAGCATGACTTCCTGACTGGCTCCGGTCAGGTAGAACAGAGAGATTTTTTGCCGGATTATATTGCGACGATCAAATCCAAAATAAAAATAGGTCGCAAGTTAAAAGTGGTAATTGATGCGGGGAATGGAACTGCTGGACCTGTGGCACCCCAAATCTGGCGGGATCTCGGTTGTGAAGCGATTTGTCTTTATTGTGAACCCGATGGTCGTTTCCCCAACCATCTACCCGATCCAACGGTACCCAAATATGTCAAAACATTACAACAACAAGTTATCACCGAGGGCGCGGATCTTGGAATCGGTTATGACGGGGACGCGGACCGCATCGGAGCCATCGATGAGAAAGGCAGAATGATTTTTGCCGACCGATTGATCGCATTGTTTAGCCGTGATGTACTCCGTCGAAACCCCGGAGCGAAGATTGTTTTCGATGTAAAATGCTCCCAAGCGCTTCCTGAATATATCAGTCGCTATGGCGGCCAACCTTTGATGTGGAAAACCGGTCATGCCCTGCTCAAGGCCAAGATGAAAGCAGAACATGCCCCGTTCGCCGGAGAGATGTCCGGCCATCTCTTTTTTGCGGACGATTATTTCGGCTTTGATGATGCAATTTATGCCTCCGGAAGATTGCTCCAGATACTCAGCCATTCCAAACAAAAGTTGTCTGAAATGATTGACGAAATCCCCTATTTTGTTAGTACCCCAGAAATCAGGGTGGAATGCTCGGACGATGCCAAATTCGATGTCGTTGCCGACCTCGCTCGCAGTTTTAAAAGCCAATATGAGACGATTGATATCGATGGTGCAAGAGTGCTATTTGGTGATGGCTGGGGGTTGGTAAGAGCATCAAATACTCAACCAGTGCTAGTGCTCCGATTTGAGGCTAAGGACGAGCACCGGCTGTCTCAAATCAAACAAATTTTCAAGCAAAAGTTGAGAGAGTACCCATCAGTGAAATTTGAGGATAGCGAATTTTAGGGTTGAGGAGGTGAAATAGACATGAGAAAAAGAATTGCAAAAAAAATCCTGAAGAACCAAGGACTATTAAGTTACACTGAGCAACAAATCAAAAAGGCGCAAAAAACAATGGCAAAATTTAATCAGCAGAAAGAAGAAAAATCAAGCCAGCCAGTTAATTGATATTTATCATCATTCTTTTCTTCTAGTACTGTGAGCAAGTTAACCAAATAGTGACCACGGAACAAAATCGTCAAGAAAGCCAAATAAGCTCAATTGATGTTTTTATTCCGTGGTCTTTTTTTGAGTGAACAAAATGAAAATCGCCGAATCGATCAACAAAGCTCGACTAAATTTGCTCAACTTCGAAATAGCACTCACCGCTTGATTTCAATTAGCCTGAGCCAAAAAAGATCTTGTCATCGAGGATCAACAATATGAAATTATAAAAAAGTAAGATGGCTAAATTGCATTTCAATCCACTAAGCTTAGAGAGAAAACTGAAGGGCGCGGTTGGAGAAACAATTCAAAAATAAAAAATGGTCTGAAACAATGGTAGATTTAGAGCTCTGATTTTGTAGGCATTATATAGAAAGTATCTTAGTACAAACAAGCCGTCTTTATTTTCTGATTCACATGATATAACAATCCTAACAATCTTTTGGATTGATTCATGATCTTATCAGAATTGACTACGATCGCTTTGTTGTAATCAGCAAATGTTGGTCTTCGAAAGTTTCGATATCGATTTTTCCAATTTCGATTTTGCCGATTTCATCACTCACAAAACTGATATCGCTAGATTCGAGTTTTAATTCAACATTGCTAAAAAGCTTTTCGTCCTTTGCATACAGAAAAAGCGTGGTTTCGTTCGTTTTAGTGGATTGAATTGCCCTGACATATATTTCTTTTTCGCCGAGCGGGATGCAATCGAGATCCTCTATATCGACAGTTGCATCCATTTTTGTGAGTAGCACAATTTCCGCCTGATATTTCAATATCTCCTGATTTTCATCTGCACTATTGGGTTGAAGCAAAATTCCTGCTATAATGACCTTATCTTTTTCGAGATCATGAACCAATTTGAAAGCAACATTTGATATGGGTTTTTTCTTTTCGTGATTTAGAATTGCATAATATTGTGCTAATTCGGAAACCAGCGCGCAGCATTTGGGGCAAATTTCGAGGTGGTTTGCTATTTTTTCTCGATCAGTTCCAGTC harbors:
- the rho gene encoding transcription termination factor Rho produces the protein MDIAELKALKISELTKVAQELNISGASGLKKQELIFKILEEQTKQEGLIFAEGVLEILPDGYGFLRSPDYNYLPGPDDIYVSPSQIKRFGLRTGDTVSGQIRPPKENERFFALLKVEAVNYENPEEAKSKILFDNLTPLYPMERIQLEFDPNNYSTRIMDLLTPIGKGQRGLIVAQPKTGKTMLLQSIANAITANHPEIKLIVLLIDERPEEVTDMERSVKAEVISSTFDEPAERHTQVAEMVLEKAKRLVEYKHDVVILLDSITRLARAYNTVVPHSGKILSGGVDANALHKPKRFFGAARNVEEGGSLTIIATALIDTGSRMDEVIFEEFKGTGNMELVLDRNLSDRRIFPAIDINKSGTRKEELLLSKMELNRVWILRKLLSDFTPIEAIEFLLEKMRSTKSNKKFLESMHS
- the rpmE gene encoding 50S ribosomal protein L31 codes for the protein MKDKIHPKYVVGTVTCACGNTFQVRSTIGNMNLEICSNCHPFFTGKQKLVDSTGRVEKFIKKYGLKDNSKTNQNS
- a CDS encoding DUF1385 domain-containing protein → MTKSEKMMVGGQAIIEGVMMRSPERVAMAVRRPDGKILLKNSPYQSLTRRNQFWGLPIVRGAVVLIESMVLGIKALTFSGDVAASEPLRVAAQKNKSGISAAWMIITIAVSLTAGLLLFFYLPLMLTDWLGARNGFWFNLIDGIIRAGIFIAYLLLIAMWKDVRRIFQYHGAEHKTIFAFEDGKELTIENSRSYASQHPRCGTSFILMVLFVSILVFMLLGRPETIADRLIRLALVPLIGGVSYELVKLSDRAKDHRLVQLFILPGLWLQRITAREPDESMLEVALVALKSSLGQQLVDGANVVLFEEPNP
- the prfA gene encoding peptide chain release factor 1 is translated as MFEKLKRIKERYNELNEILSDPNIFKDQNKFRKLSKERSELEEIVRKYDEYEKIVNQISEAESIIEKESDHELVELAELELKELREQREKVEQELKVLLIPKDPEDEKNAIVEIRAGTGGDEACLFAGDLYRMYMKYAERQGWQTEVLSSHPQEIGGFKEISFSVSGPQAYGKLKFEGGVHRVQRVPITEASGRIHTSAASVAVLPEAEEVDITIDPNDLRIDVFRSSGPGGQSVNTTDSAVRITHIPTGMVVTCQDEKSQHKNKAKALKVLRARLYEQKKQEEEAKLAASRRSMVSTGDRSAKIRTFNFPQNRVTDHRINLTLYKLDKILEGELDEIIEQLQIADRAEKLNQSDFD
- the prmC gene encoding peptide chain release factor N(5)-glutamine methyltransferase, whose protein sequence is MPYRVLEILKLSADYLGKKEIDNARLNAELLLGHLLKLNRVQLYLNFERPLTPDELEQYRQLLRRRAAHEPIQYILGETEFFSLKFKLNQYTLIPRPETELLVERVIELCQDRYGADKTISIFDIGTGCGNIAIALAKHLPNSRLIAVDIQPEAIKIAGQNALAHEVSDRIRFVQLDIFSDAWPVTELFDVIVSNPPYVSRHEFDQLPKEVKDFEPYIALDGGTDGLDFYRRIAQIALSLLSPVGFIAIEIGALQFEAVRELFDSTHIFRSVELVRDLNGLPRIVMAKK
- a CDS encoding phosphomannomutase/phosphoglucomutase, with the translated sequence MINPNIFREYDIRGIAETELTDEVIELIGRAFGTFMGRKGRKIFMVGRDVRLSSERIKNALIRGITATGGNVIDIGEVPTPVLYFSIVHAKADGGVMVTGSHNPIEFNGLKMSDGIASIYGQDIQKLRVIIEQHDFLTGSGQVEQRDFLPDYIATIKSKIKIGRKLKVVIDAGNGTAGPVAPQIWRDLGCEAICLYCEPDGRFPNHLPDPTVPKYVKTLQQQVITEGADLGIGYDGDADRIGAIDEKGRMIFADRLIALFSRDVLRRNPGAKIVFDVKCSQALPEYISRYGGQPLMWKTGHALLKAKMKAEHAPFAGEMSGHLFFADDYFGFDDAIYASGRLLQILSHSKQKLSEMIDEIPYFVSTPEIRVECSDDAKFDVVADLARSFKSQYETIDIDGARVLFGDGWGLVRASNTQPVLVLRFEAKDEHRLSQIKQIFKQKLREYPSVKFEDSEF
- a CDS encoding zf-HC2 domain-containing protein, with amino-acid sequence MKITNEKGCPDVQLLEAYVSNQFLTGTDREKIANHLEICPKCCALVSELAQYYAILNHEKKKPISNVAFKLVHDLEKDKVIIAGILLQPNSADENQEILKYQAEIVLLTKMDATVDIEDLDCIPLGEKEIYVRAIQSTKTNETTLFLYAKDEKLFSNVELKLESSDISFVSDEIGKIEIGKIDIETFEDQHLLITTKRS